The following proteins are encoded in a genomic region of Enterocloster clostridioformis:
- a CDS encoding GntP family permease, which translates to MTTTTAAALEPTRLIIAALTGLVILLLLIIKFKVQAMISILVGAVAIGLIAGMPFGDIISSVNEGIGSTLKGIALLVGLGSMFGSILEISGGAQTLAVTMVKKFGDKKAAWALGITGLVIAMPVFFDAGLIILIPLAFSLAKRTKRSSLFYAIPLLAGLAVGHAFIPPTPGPVLVATMLGVDLGWVIMVGIVCGIFAMIVAGPIWGTICGNKYDIPVPEHIANQEDFDESKLPKFGTIVGIILIPLVLIILNSIAKVMPALASVQPVLGFLGEPFVALTIATVVAMVLLGYRHGYSNEELEKVLTKSLEPTGLILLVTACGGVLRFMLQNSGLGDVIGNAVSSASLPIVVVAFVVAALVRISVGSATVAMTMAAGIIAAMPEIATLSPLYLACVTAAVAGGATVCSHFNDSGFWLVKSLVGLDEKTTLKTWTIMETLVGGTGFVVALIISFFA; encoded by the coding sequence ATGACAACAACAACTGCTGCAGCTCTGGAACCGACCAGACTGATTATAGCGGCTCTGACAGGGCTGGTGATTCTGCTGCTTTTAATCATCAAATTCAAGGTACAGGCAATGATTTCCATTCTGGTAGGCGCAGTGGCCATCGGCCTGATTGCGGGTATGCCTTTTGGGGACATCATAAGCTCTGTAAATGAAGGAATTGGCAGTACACTTAAGGGAATCGCTCTGCTTGTGGGCCTGGGTTCCATGTTCGGCTCCATATTGGAGATATCAGGGGGCGCTCAGACACTGGCTGTCACCATGGTGAAAAAATTCGGCGACAAGAAGGCGGCCTGGGCTCTGGGAATCACCGGTCTTGTCATTGCCATGCCGGTATTCTTCGATGCGGGACTCATTATTCTGATTCCTCTTGCCTTTTCTCTTGCCAAGAGAACCAAACGTTCCTCTCTGTTCTATGCCATTCCCCTGCTGGCCGGTCTGGCAGTAGGCCATGCATTTATCCCGCCCACACCGGGGCCGGTGCTGGTGGCTACCATGCTGGGCGTGGACCTGGGCTGGGTCATCATGGTAGGTATTGTGTGCGGTATCTTCGCCATGATAGTGGCCGGGCCCATATGGGGTACTATCTGTGGAAATAAGTATGACATCCCGGTTCCGGAACACATTGCAAACCAGGAGGATTTTGACGAATCCAAGCTTCCAAAGTTTGGGACAATCGTGGGAATTATTTTGATTCCGCTGGTTCTCATTATCCTGAATTCCATTGCAAAGGTGATGCCTGCCCTTGCCTCTGTACAGCCCGTGTTGGGATTCCTGGGCGAGCCGTTTGTGGCTCTTACCATCGCGACGGTTGTGGCCATGGTCCTTCTGGGATACCGCCACGGATACAGCAATGAGGAGCTGGAAAAGGTGCTGACCAAGTCCCTGGAGCCTACCGGACTGATTCTTCTGGTGACAGCATGCGGCGGCGTGCTCCGGTTCATGCTTCAGAACTCCGGTCTGGGTGATGTGATTGGCAATGCGGTGTCCTCGGCCTCCCTTCCTATTGTGGTAGTGGCTTTTGTGGTGGCTGCCCTGGTGCGTATTTCTGTGGGTTCTGCGACCGTTGCCATGACCATGGCTGCCGGCATCATTGCAGCCATGCCGGAAATCGCAACCCTGTCCCCTCTGTACCTGGCCTGTGTCACAGCGGCAGTGGCAGGAGGGGCAACGGTTTGTTCCCATTTTAATGACTCCGGTTTCTGGCTCGTGAAATCACTGGTGGGACTGGATGAAAAGACTACCCTTAAGACATGGACCATCATGGAGACGCTGGTGGGCGGTACGGGATTTGTGGTGGCCCTTATTATATCCTTCTTTGCATAG
- the rbsK gene encoding ribokinase: MEHMEKKVTVFGSFVVDLMARTPHLPAAGETVKGTVFKMGPGGKGFNQGVAAHKAGADVTMVTKLGQDAFADIALNTMNELHMDTGRVLYSDTTETGCALIMVDENSSQNEIVVILGACNTITDQEVDSLEDLVGQSEYLLTQLETNVSSVERIVDTAYRKGVKVILNTAPVQPVSDELLGKIDLITPNEVEAEILTGIRVDSEEAADKAADWFFSKGVKNVLITLGQRGVYINTGEKKGIIPAYKVDAVDTTGAGDAFNGGLLAALAEGKDLWEAADFANALAALSVQKIGTTPSMPVREEIDAFMAADH; the protein is encoded by the coding sequence ATGGAACATATGGAAAAGAAAGTAACGGTATTCGGAAGCTTTGTGGTGGATTTGATGGCCAGGACACCGCACCTGCCGGCAGCAGGGGAGACGGTGAAGGGGACCGTGTTTAAGATGGGACCCGGCGGAAAGGGATTCAACCAGGGCGTGGCGGCCCACAAGGCCGGAGCGGATGTGACCATGGTGACAAAGCTTGGACAGGACGCGTTTGCCGATATTGCCCTCAATACTATGAATGAGCTTCACATGGACACGGGAAGGGTTTTGTATTCCGATACAACGGAGACAGGATGCGCCCTGATTATGGTGGATGAGAACAGCAGCCAGAATGAAATCGTGGTAATCTTGGGAGCCTGCAATACCATTACGGACCAGGAGGTGGATTCCCTGGAGGATTTGGTGGGCCAGTCCGAATATCTGCTGACACAGCTGGAGACCAATGTATCCTCTGTGGAGCGCATCGTGGATACCGCATACAGGAAGGGCGTCAAGGTCATTTTAAATACCGCCCCTGTACAGCCTGTCAGCGATGAGCTTTTGGGAAAAATTGACCTGATTACCCCCAACGAGGTGGAGGCGGAGATTCTTACAGGCATCAGGGTGGACAGCGAGGAAGCCGCGGACAAGGCAGCGGACTGGTTCTTCTCCAAAGGGGTAAAGAATGTATTGATTACACTGGGCCAGAGAGGTGTATACATAAACACGGGAGAGAAGAAGGGAATCATTCCCGCTTATAAGGTGGACGCGGTGGACACCACCGGAGCAGGAGACGCATTTAACGGCGGCCTTCTGGCAGCCCTGGCAGAGGGAAAGGATTTGTGGGAAGCAGCTGATTTTGCCAATGCCCTGGCAGCCCTGTCCGTACAGAAAATCGGCACTACGCCCTCCATGCCGGTCAGGGAGGAGATTGACGCATTCATGGCTGCAGACCATTAG
- a CDS encoding LacI family DNA-binding transcriptional regulator — MNIKEIARRAGVSSATISRVLNNSGYVKEETRQKVLKAVDEYNYVPSAIARSLSIQDSLSVGTIIPDIENEFFSKVISGISEVAESYHYNIVFLGTNETLEKEHDFLKIVESQRLKGVIITPISETDTVTRDYLLRLEESGIPVVLVDRDVKGAQFDGVFVDNQQGSYDGVMALIKAGHERIAIITGPETSKPGKDRCQGYLQAMEDSGLSVPEEYVACGDFKIAKAYECTGRLLGLKEPPTAIFTSNNLSTLGCLKYLTENKVKIGRDISLMGFDDIDALRMIDYRISVVDRDAREQGREAMRLLQECFEDSGKSRQKGKRITIPYKVILRGSEHRKTT; from the coding sequence ATGAACATTAAAGAGATAGCACGCCGGGCAGGCGTCTCTTCCGCTACGATTTCCAGGGTCCTCAATAATTCAGGATACGTGAAGGAGGAGACCAGACAGAAGGTGCTTAAGGCAGTGGATGAGTACAATTATGTACCCAGCGCCATCGCCAGAAGCCTGAGCATTCAGGACAGCTTAAGCGTGGGAACCATTATCCCGGACATTGAGAATGAGTTTTTCTCCAAGGTCATAAGCGGAATCAGCGAAGTGGCTGAATCATACCATTATAATATTGTTTTTCTGGGAACCAATGAGACGTTGGAAAAGGAACATGATTTTTTGAAAATTGTGGAAAGCCAGAGGCTGAAGGGCGTCATCATAACGCCGATTTCAGAGACAGACACGGTTACCAGGGATTACCTGCTCCGTCTGGAGGAATCCGGCATACCGGTGGTGCTGGTGGACCGTGATGTGAAGGGGGCCCAGTTTGACGGCGTATTTGTGGACAACCAGCAGGGCTCCTATGACGGAGTGATGGCGTTAATAAAGGCAGGCCATGAGCGGATTGCCATTATAACCGGCCCTGAGACCTCCAAACCGGGCAAAGACCGGTGTCAGGGGTATCTGCAGGCCATGGAGGACAGCGGACTGTCTGTCCCTGAGGAATACGTTGCCTGCGGTGATTTTAAGATTGCCAAGGCATATGAATGTACCGGACGGCTTCTGGGACTGAAGGAACCGCCCACAGCCATCTTTACGTCCAACAACCTGTCCACCCTGGGATGCCTTAAGTATCTGACGGAAAACAAGGTTAAGATAGGAAGGGATATTTCCCTGATGGGATTCGATGACATTGACGCCCTGCGGATGATTGACTACAGGATATCCGTGGTGGACAGGGATGCCAGGGAACAGGGGCGGGAAGCCATGAGGCTTCTTCAGGAGTGCTTTGAGGATTCCGGAAAGAGCCGCCAGAAAGGAAAACGGATTACTATTCCTTATAAGGTAATCCTGCGGGGTTCAGAACACAGGAAAACAACCTGA
- a CDS encoding glycine/betaine/sarcosine/D-proline family reductase selenoprotein B, translated as MSDKIRVVHYINQFYGGYGGEDTASMGIVVKEEPVGPGLYLQSALGDSYKIVATIICGDNFIAENIENVSNEVADIVEKYNAQMYIAGPGFNAGRYGLACGATTAIVTERLKIPAVTGLYTENPGTDLYKDRAYILQTENNAAKMKAALERLAGFASRLAEGGFINDGKSEGYFGSGPAVDIDYGTPASTRGINMLLNKYFHQNFRTEVVMPNHEEIPVPVLEKPLSEARIALVTDGGLVPKGNPDHMVPTNSKYFKSYNFGDADHLDASDYEVSHQGYNNAFVLDDPNRLVPVDAMRALEKEGKIGSLLDTYYTTAGVMTPMEMGKKFGEEIAKSLKDQNIDAVILTSTUGTSSRCGAVMTKEIERAGIPIVQVTNLTKIAEGIGSHRIFRGNSVLHVFGNPSLPKEQEVKYRKKLAEEVLAMLEETPREGEPSIIREE; from the coding sequence ATGTCTGATAAGATTCGTGTGGTTCACTATATCAACCAGTTTTATGGCGGATATGGCGGGGAAGATACCGCCAGCATGGGAATCGTGGTAAAAGAGGAACCCGTTGGCCCGGGGCTGTATCTGCAGTCAGCATTGGGAGATAGTTATAAAATAGTTGCAACTATTATTTGCGGTGATAATTTTATTGCTGAGAATATTGAGAACGTGTCAAATGAGGTTGCTGACATCGTGGAAAAATACAATGCCCAGATGTACATAGCCGGCCCTGGATTCAACGCAGGGCGATACGGTCTGGCCTGCGGAGCCACTACAGCAATTGTTACTGAGCGGCTCAAAATACCTGCAGTCACTGGCCTATATACGGAAAATCCGGGCACAGACCTATACAAGGACAGGGCTTATATCCTGCAGACTGAAAACAATGCGGCTAAGATGAAAGCGGCATTAGAACGCCTGGCTGGTTTTGCATCGCGTTTGGCGGAGGGCGGTTTTATCAATGATGGAAAGTCAGAAGGATATTTTGGTTCTGGTCCTGCCGTAGATATTGACTATGGCACACCTGCAAGCACCAGGGGCATAAACATGCTTCTCAACAAATACTTCCATCAGAATTTCAGAACAGAGGTGGTTATGCCGAACCATGAAGAGATTCCGGTTCCGGTTCTGGAAAAGCCGCTGAGTGAAGCAAGAATTGCGTTGGTTACGGACGGAGGGCTGGTTCCCAAGGGGAATCCGGACCATATGGTTCCCACCAACTCCAAGTATTTTAAATCTTATAACTTTGGGGATGCAGATCACCTGGATGCGTCTGATTATGAGGTCAGCCATCAGGGATATAACAATGCGTTTGTATTGGACGACCCCAACCGCCTGGTACCTGTGGATGCTATGCGTGCCCTTGAGAAGGAGGGGAAGATAGGAAGCCTTCTGGATACCTATTACACCACGGCCGGTGTCATGACCCCCATGGAGATGGGTAAAAAGTTTGGTGAGGAGATTGCAAAGAGCCTGAAGGACCAGAATATTGATGCGGTCATACTTACCAGTACCTGAGGGACCAGCTCTCGCTGCGGTGCAGTGATGACAAAAGAAATTGAAAGGGCTGGAATACCTATTGTGCAGGTTACCAATTTGACTAAAATTGCAGAGGGCATTGGTTCCCACAGGATATTCCGCGGCAACAGCGTGCTCCATGTGTTTGGCAATCCGTCTCTGCCAAAGGAGCAGGAGGTAAAATACCGTAAAAAACTGGCAGAAGAAGTGCTTGCCATGCTGGAAGAGACACCCAGAGAAGGGGAGCCCAGCATAATACGCGAGGAATAG
- the rbsD gene encoding D-ribose pyranase, producing MLKTGILHPQLARVLAELRHRDTIIIGDAGLPIPKGVERVDLGWRPGDPAYLDVLEEILKYIVVEGAVFADEALNVTPDFHKKALELLPQGLPVEYIPHTELKERSKDAKAIVLTGEFTGYTNVILVAGCAY from the coding sequence ATGTTAAAAACAGGAATATTACATCCGCAGCTGGCCAGGGTGCTGGCGGAGCTGAGGCACAGGGATACCATTATTATCGGGGACGCGGGACTTCCCATTCCAAAGGGAGTGGAGCGCGTGGACCTGGGCTGGAGGCCCGGTGATCCGGCCTACCTGGATGTTCTGGAGGAGATACTCAAATATATCGTGGTGGAGGGCGCTGTGTTTGCTGACGAGGCGCTGAACGTGACACCGGACTTTCACAAGAAAGCGCTGGAACTTCTGCCTCAGGGACTTCCGGTGGAATACATTCCCCATACAGAGCTTAAGGAGCGCAGCAAGGATGCAAAGGCCATTGTCCTTACAGGTGAATTCACAGGATACACCAACGTGATTTTAGTGGCGGGATGCGCTTACTGA
- a CDS encoding radical SAM protein produces MGNISLYTGEEIYRPFWENDSAFLETALGCSWHKCAFCDFSNDKFSIFSLGDIEKKAAILAQYSAGKTSVFLLGENPFVMDTPKLLSIFDIVHSNMPWMEGISMYARFDDILRKDLQQLKVLMRRGLTHLYIGLESGCNEVLRLMNKGITAQEAEQACLRLRQAGIPFSLNVIPGLGGKECSGQHVQDTIAFLNKVQPARVWFMGLRVWPNTSLASMCREGTFTPLSPLERLQEAHDLLSGLELEHCAFADTTVLDKYTFLGQLPDNKYSLLSQMQKLLSQPKDPPVI; encoded by the coding sequence ATGGGCAATATATCATTGTATACTGGTGAAGAAATTTACCGCCCCTTCTGGGAAAATGACAGTGCATTCTTAGAGACTGCCCTGGGATGCAGCTGGCACAAGTGTGCTTTTTGTGACTTTTCCAACGATAAGTTTTCTATTTTTTCCCTGGGTGACATAGAAAAAAAAGCTGCTATATTAGCGCAGTATTCAGCCGGCAAGACTTCTGTCTTCCTTCTGGGTGAGAATCCCTTTGTGATGGACACTCCCAAACTGCTGTCCATCTTTGACATCGTACATTCCAATATGCCATGGATGGAAGGCATAAGCATGTATGCCAGATTTGACGACATATTAAGAAAGGATTTGCAGCAGCTTAAAGTCCTCATGCGCCGCGGCCTGACCCATCTGTATATTGGTCTGGAAAGCGGATGCAATGAAGTGCTGCGGCTCATGAATAAGGGAATCACGGCCCAGGAGGCGGAACAGGCCTGTCTGCGCTTACGCCAGGCCGGTATCCCATTTTCCCTCAACGTCATTCCGGGACTGGGCGGAAAAGAATGTTCCGGCCAACATGTACAGGACACAATTGCCTTCCTGAACAAAGTACAGCCTGCAAGGGTATGGTTCATGGGCTTGAGGGTTTGGCCTAACACCAGCCTGGCATCTATGTGCAGAGAGGGTACTTTCACCCCTCTCTCGCCTCTTGAACGCCTGCAGGAAGCCCACGATTTGCTCAGTGGCCTGGAGCTGGAACACTGCGCCTTTGCAGATACCACTGTTCTGGACAAATACACCTTCTTAGGACAACTGCCTGACAACAAGTATTCTTTGTTGTCCCAGATGCAAAAACTATTAAGCCAGCCTAAAGACCCGCCGGTCATATAG
- a CDS encoding glycine/betaine/sarcosine/D-proline family reductase selenoprotein B has product MDNNSKKPSIKNVDYATPASKRGIDMLLAKYHKQNFETEVPAKPFQEILMPNLKKELEKARIALVTDGGLVPKGNPDNLNPTNSQKFCMYSLGGSEMLLSKDYEVSHQGYNTEYIEQDPNRLLPIDAMRRAEREGIIGRLFDIFYTTAGVMTSVENGTALGERIAVSLRDCDVDAVVLSSTCGTSTRCGALIGKEIERLGIPVIQVTNLTKIAESVGVSRILRGNDICHVFGDPKLSLKEERTYRWHMVGKALDLLKIEIAPNYTDSIISE; this is encoded by the coding sequence TTGGATAACAACTCCAAAAAACCATCAATCAAAAATGTTGACTATGCAACTCCTGCCAGCAAACGTGGCATAGACATGCTGCTAGCCAAATATCATAAACAGAATTTCGAGACAGAAGTACCCGCGAAGCCCTTTCAGGAGATACTGATGCCTAACTTGAAAAAGGAACTGGAAAAAGCCAGGATTGCTCTTGTTACAGACGGCGGGCTTGTCCCCAAAGGAAACCCGGATAATCTCAACCCAACAAATTCACAGAAGTTCTGCATGTATTCTCTGGGCGGCAGTGAGATGCTTCTCTCCAAGGACTACGAAGTCAGTCATCAGGGTTATAATACCGAATATATAGAACAGGACCCCAACCGGCTTTTACCCATAGATGCCATGCGAAGGGCAGAACGAGAGGGTATCATAGGGCGGTTATTTGATATTTTCTACACCACAGCCGGCGTAATGACATCGGTTGAAAACGGAACTGCTCTGGGAGAAAGAATTGCCGTATCACTAAGGGACTGCGATGTGGATGCTGTTGTTCTGTCCTCCACCTGCGGGACCAGCACCCGGTGCGGTGCATTGATTGGAAAAGAAATCGAGCGTCTTGGCATACCTGTAATACAGGTGACAAATCTGACTAAGATTGCCGAGAGCGTGGGGGTGAGCCGCATCCTGCGCGGTAATGATATATGCCATGTTTTCGGAGACCCCAAATTAAGCCTGAAGGAGGAGCGTACCTACCGCTGGCACATGGTCGGCAAAGCTCTGGATTTACTGAAGATAGAGATAGCTCCCAACTATACGGACAGCATAATATCCGAGTAA
- the deoC gene encoding deoxyribose-phosphate aldolase gives MGIEHMIDHTMLKADAGKDTIIRYCNEAREHKFASVCVNTCFVPLVAEQLKGSGVKTCCVVGFPLGAMLTSAKAFEASEAVKAGADEVDMVINISALKDGDDAFVEEDIRAVVKASGGAVVKVIIETCLLTDEEKVRACQLAVKAGADFVKTSTGFSTGGATAADVALMRKTVGGKAGVKASGGIRTPEDAAAMIEAGADRIGAGNGIVLI, from the coding sequence ATGGGAATTGAACACATGATTGATCACACGATGCTGAAGGCGGATGCCGGCAAGGATACGATTATAAGATACTGCAATGAGGCAAGGGAGCACAAATTTGCATCTGTCTGTGTCAATACCTGCTTTGTACCGCTGGTGGCTGAGCAGTTAAAGGGAAGCGGCGTAAAGACATGCTGCGTGGTGGGATTCCCGCTGGGAGCCATGCTTACCAGCGCAAAGGCCTTTGAAGCCTCTGAGGCTGTAAAGGCAGGGGCGGATGAAGTGGATATGGTTATCAACATAAGTGCCCTTAAGGACGGAGATGACGCCTTTGTGGAGGAGGATATCCGGGCTGTGGTAAAAGCCTCTGGGGGCGCAGTGGTAAAGGTCATCATAGAGACCTGCCTCCTGACGGATGAGGAAAAGGTAAGAGCCTGCCAGCTGGCAGTAAAGGCGGGGGCTGATTTCGTGAAAACCTCCACAGGATTCAGCACAGGCGGGGCTACGGCAGCTGACGTGGCTCTGATGCGAAAAACCGTTGGAGGCAAGGCCGGGGTAAAGGCCAGCGGCGGCATACGCACACCGGAAGACGCCGCGGCTATGATTGAGGCAGGGGCGGACAGAATCGGAGCAGGCAACGGGATTGTACTGATTTAG
- a CDS encoding TetR/AcrR family transcriptional regulator C-terminal domain-containing protein → MQRRRCSTSSSDITKKAFADAIKHLLKKKSLAKISVKDIVQYCNISRNTFYYHFKDKYELINWIFYTETLAEVNSFNDPSKCQDSFINLCRYLHKNRSFYLSCFQYVGQNSLRDYLHNFYYELIRMNLSVQYSEAGIRLSSDELNLMARMEAYSYVGIVFDWVRDGMNNDYGRYFDHLASIRKIEMSYNKMTEKGMIQNH, encoded by the coding sequence ATGCAAAGGAGGAGATGTTCAACGTCCAGCAGCGATATAACCAAAAAGGCATTTGCGGATGCAATCAAACATCTGCTAAAAAAAAAGTCATTAGCCAAGATTTCCGTAAAGGATATAGTTCAGTACTGCAATATCAGCCGAAATACTTTTTATTATCATTTTAAAGATAAATATGAATTGATAAATTGGATTTTTTATACAGAAACATTGGCAGAAGTCAACTCCTTCAATGACCCCAGCAAGTGTCAGGACAGTTTTATAAATCTGTGCAGGTATCTTCATAAAAACCGGAGTTTTTACCTGAGCTGTTTTCAATATGTGGGTCAGAATTCCCTGAGGGATTATTTGCATAATTTTTATTATGAGTTGATTCGCATGAACCTCAGTGTTCAATATTCAGAGGCAGGAATCAGGCTGTCAAGTGATGAGCTGAACCTGATGGCGCGTATGGAGGCTTATTCTTATGTAGGCATTGTTTTTGACTGGGTCAGGGATGGTATGAATAACGATTATGGACGGTATTTTGACCATCTTGCCAGTATACGAAAGATTGAGATGTCCTATAATAAAATGACAGAGAAAGGTATGATACAGAATCATTGA
- a CDS encoding MFS transporter, which produces MGICYTYSLFQPYIMEHFSVASASASLPYTIFIAVFCVGNFFGGVMQRKMSLKTVLIIGYALMFLGWFVSAVLPPDMFWCMFLTFGGLFGIGDGIVYNVIVALMPKWFPDKKGLASGLTLATLGISATVFSPIVSSWFTNYGYMKSFMIVSGVYIAVGIFGTITMKAPPAGFMEGYVSTGANISSKKQYTLKEALHVRELYTITGLYFCAVPAYLLLSAIFVTYGADKGLTSAMATLGVSIASLCQVGGRFVIPTLSDKIGRKAAFAISFFITAGGVALLTVATGNLYMFCFWLLSLSYGGCQACFSPIAADRFGTKNVGVILSFTMIGFGVGSVGASLLAKVVGISTAFIGAGVVALLGIVLVFTLPGKKSAENA; this is translated from the coding sequence ATGGGCATATGTTATACATATAGCTTATTTCAGCCCTATATCATGGAGCACTTTTCCGTGGCAAGTGCGAGTGCAAGCCTTCCATACACGATTTTTATTGCCGTGTTCTGTGTGGGAAACTTTTTCGGGGGCGTCATGCAGAGAAAGATGTCCTTGAAGACAGTGCTGATTATTGGGTATGCGCTTATGTTTTTAGGGTGGTTCGTTTCAGCAGTTTTGCCACCGGATATGTTCTGGTGCATGTTTTTGACATTTGGAGGCCTTTTTGGAATCGGAGACGGCATTGTATATAATGTTATCGTGGCACTGATGCCAAAGTGGTTTCCGGACAAAAAGGGACTGGCGTCCGGGCTCACGCTTGCCACTCTGGGAATCAGTGCAACTGTATTTTCACCCATAGTAAGCTCTTGGTTTACAAATTATGGTTATATGAAATCTTTCATGATAGTCTCAGGAGTATACATTGCGGTTGGAATATTCGGAACCATTACAATGAAGGCACCTCCGGCCGGATTCATGGAGGGTTATGTATCTACCGGAGCCAATATCAGCTCTAAAAAGCAGTATACATTAAAAGAGGCGCTGCATGTAAGGGAACTATATACAATAACCGGATTATATTTCTGTGCGGTACCAGCTTATCTGCTGCTTAGTGCTATTTTTGTTACATATGGAGCGGATAAAGGGCTTACATCAGCTATGGCAACCCTGGGCGTCAGCATTGCCTCATTGTGCCAAGTTGGCGGCCGGTTCGTCATTCCTACCTTAAGCGATAAGATAGGACGTAAGGCGGCATTTGCCATTTCCTTTTTCATCACAGCTGGAGGAGTTGCATTATTAACGGTTGCAACCGGAAATCTTTATATGTTCTGCTTCTGGCTCCTCAGCTTGTCTTATGGCGGCTGCCAGGCCTGCTTCTCACCGATTGCAGCAGACCGGTTTGGAACAAAGAATGTGGGGGTCATCCTCTCTTTTACCATGATTGGTTTTGGCGTGGGATCCGTAGGTGCATCCCTACTTGCAAAGGTGGTAGGTATCTCTACTGCATTCATCGGCGCCGGAGTAGTTGCGCTGCTGGGAATCGTCCTGGTATTTACGCTGCCTGGCAAGAAAAGTGCTGAGAATGCATGA
- a CDS encoding glycine/sarcosine/betaine reductase component B subunit, which produces MSKKLQIDYVRVKKVQFGDKTVLQNGILTVNKEELIDTVKSEMFGTLDIKIAVPGESCRILAIHDIMQPRCKADAPETSYPGIWGKLAPMGVGRTVALKGVVVSDIYYAKCNIKYYMDMGGPCAKYTHFSKHYHVILDATPAEGVSDASYAEALKYASLTINVYLAKLGIGLTPDETETFELGPVGPGPDGKPLPKVAYLVTHMASHDTWNFLVYGQSALNFLPIILQPTEILDGAMVWRYWEPNYYLQNETYIKELLRRHGKDLEFVGIVFANNVMKIDGKDAMGMMAATLCKETLKADCVLVNKSGMGHCQLDSALAFNWCQKMGMPCVMNLSAVSNDVPGDMLVISDPKIDAVINSGRNYDLQHPKVDRVIGKDAGVPSLMGYNVEGPFTHTTNFAYQGIWSQLGDCYVTTDSDLPDVPDTM; this is translated from the coding sequence TTGAGCAAAAAATTGCAGATTGACTATGTAAGGGTAAAGAAAGTTCAGTTCGGGGACAAAACAGTTTTACAGAATGGGATACTGACAGTTAACAAAGAGGAATTGATTGACACGGTAAAGAGTGAGATGTTCGGGACTCTGGATATCAAGATAGCAGTGCCTGGGGAGAGCTGCCGCATTCTGGCCATACATGATATCATGCAGCCCCGCTGTAAGGCGGATGCGCCGGAGACCTCTTATCCGGGTATCTGGGGAAAGCTTGCTCCTATGGGGGTAGGACGGACGGTTGCTCTTAAGGGAGTGGTTGTATCGGACATCTACTATGCAAAATGTAATATCAAATATTATATGGATATGGGTGGCCCATGTGCCAAATATACTCATTTTTCAAAGCATTATCATGTGATTCTGGATGCAACGCCGGCAGAGGGTGTAAGCGATGCAAGCTATGCAGAGGCATTAAAATATGCATCCCTGACAATCAATGTATATCTGGCAAAGCTGGGAATCGGCCTTACACCGGATGAGACAGAAACCTTTGAATTGGGACCCGTAGGTCCGGGACCTGATGGAAAGCCTCTCCCCAAGGTGGCATATCTTGTTACCCATATGGCTTCCCATGATACATGGAACTTTTTGGTATATGGGCAGAGTGCACTGAACTTTTTGCCAATCATTCTTCAGCCCACGGAGATACTGGACGGAGCCATGGTATGGAGATACTGGGAGCCTAATTATTATCTGCAGAATGAGACATATATCAAGGAACTGCTGAGAAGGCATGGAAAGGACCTGGAATTTGTAGGCATTGTATTTGCCAATAATGTGATGAAGATTGACGGCAAGGACGCCATGGGAATGATGGCGGCCACCTTGTGCAAAGAGACATTGAAAGCAGACTGCGTTCTTGTCAATAAGTCCGGCATGGGACATTGCCAGCTGGATTCGGCCCTGGCCTTTAACTGGTGCCAGAAAATGGGAATGCCTTGCGTTATGAATCTGTCTGCTGTTTCCAATGATGTTCCCGGCGATATGCTGGTTATCTCTGACCCTAAGATTGACGCAGTTATCAACAGTGGAAGGAATTATGACCTGCAGCATCCCAAGGTGGACCGTGTGATTGGCAAAGATGCAGGTGTTCCGAGTCTGATGGGATATAATGTTGAGGGACCATTTACACACACAACAAACTTTGCTTATCAGGGAATCTGGTCTCAGCTGGGTGATTGTTATGTGACAACAGACAGCGATTTGCCGGATGTCCCGGATACTATGTAA